In Blautia wexlerae DSM 19850, a single window of DNA contains:
- a CDS encoding ArsR/SmtB family transcription factor has product MPKTSYICNCDVIHEDIVNDVKSKMQPKDDYIQLASLFKLFGDGTRVQILHALEQSEMCVCDLAVLLGVTKSAISHQLKALRLANLVKFRKEAQIVYYSLADDHVKEIIDKGFEHLWQK; this is encoded by the coding sequence ATGCCAAAAACGTCTTATATTTGTAATTGCGATGTAATTCATGAGGATATTGTGAATGATGTGAAATCCAAGATGCAGCCAAAAGATGATTATATCCAGTTGGCTTCTTTGTTTAAGCTATTTGGAGATGGAACTAGAGTACAAATCTTACACGCTCTAGAACAGAGTGAGATGTGTGTATGTGATCTTGCAGTGCTACTGGGGGTAACAAAATCTGCAATTTCGCATCAGTTAAAGGCATTACGCCTTGCGAATCTGGTAAAATTCCGTAAAGAAGCACAGATAGTTTACTACTCACTGGCAGATGATCATGTGAAAGAGATTATTGACAAGGGATTTGAGCATCTTTGGCAGAAATAA
- a CDS encoding PBECR4 domain-containing protein, with protein MATKVDKKNAIRQGITEAEIVYFQNLAGKTFLYVCGDEYFEVSFPIDHFLHLTGVETRLSTKDFYKNAKKSILTNNQFYFDARHVYANAKRKLPCLKRLPELTNEMVCVLKNMETMTITYKLSVTNLEFTGSVTRKPKRYTGKKD; from the coding sequence GTGGCAACAAAGGTAGATAAGAAAAACGCAATACGACAAGGTATTACAGAGGCGGAAATCGTATATTTCCAAAATTTGGCAGGTAAAACATTTCTGTATGTTTGTGGAGATGAATATTTTGAAGTTTCTTTTCCAATAGATCACTTTCTACATTTAACAGGAGTGGAGACAAGACTTTCGACCAAGGATTTTTATAAGAATGCAAAAAAATCTATTCTTACAAATAATCAGTTCTATTTTGACGCAAGACATGTATATGCAAATGCCAAAAGGAAACTTCCGTGTTTAAAACGCTTGCCGGAATTAACGAATGAAATGGTATGTGTTCTAAAAAATATGGAAACCATGACAATTACATATAAACTCAGCGTTACAAATTTGGAATTTACAGGAAGTGTGACAAGAAAGCCAAAACGGTATACTGGGAAAAAAGATTAA
- a CDS encoding IS200/IS605 family accessory protein TnpB-related protein translates to MQIISSYGVELRKQNIPIRQTLEIYRSAVSYLIGIYVKVWEGLAEIPDAKRRFNAAEHLVHTTKKNHACFDFDIRFPKMPSYLRRSAIQHALGTVSSYKTRLDLWEKTDGKSGKPKLVYENHAMPVFYRDVMYREGAEGKDEAYLKLYDGHDWKWSCVRLDHTDMEYLRKCWSGKKASAPTLEKRHQKYFLRFSYKEEVTLTKTPVKEQIICSVDLGINTDAVCTIMRADGTVLGRRFIDHPSEKDRMYRTLGRIRRSQREHGSAQTQGRWAYTKRLNTELGKKIAGAIVRYAEENHADVIVFEYLEMQGKISGKKKQKLHLWRKRDIQKCCEHQAHRKGMRVSRICAWNTSRLAYDGSGAVTRDWENHSLCTFQTGKRYNCDLSASYNIGARYFIRELLKSLPATERSLLEAKVPPVKRRTSCVYADLRELHLQMEILKVA, encoded by the coding sequence ATGCAGATAATATCCAGTTATGGTGTGGAATTACGAAAACAGAATATCCCGATCCGCCAGACACTGGAAATCTACCGTTCTGCTGTCAGCTATCTGATTGGGATTTATGTGAAGGTATGGGAAGGATTAGCAGAAATCCCGGATGCAAAGAGGCGTTTTAATGCTGCAGAACATCTGGTACATACTACGAAGAAAAACCATGCCTGTTTTGATTTTGATATCCGGTTCCCAAAGATGCCTTCCTATCTGCGCAGATCTGCCATCCAGCATGCACTGGGGACAGTATCCTCTTATAAAACACGGCTGGATCTATGGGAAAAGACCGACGGAAAGAGCGGGAAACCAAAGCTTGTATATGAAAACCACGCCATGCCGGTCTTCTACCGTGATGTCATGTATCGTGAAGGCGCAGAAGGGAAAGACGAAGCATACCTGAAACTCTATGACGGTCATGACTGGAAATGGTCCTGTGTACGTCTGGATCATACGGATATGGAATATCTGAGAAAATGCTGGTCAGGGAAAAAGGCATCTGCCCCGACTCTGGAAAAGAGACACCAGAAGTATTTTTTGCGTTTTTCCTATAAAGAGGAAGTAACACTTACCAAAACACCTGTGAAAGAACAGATCATCTGCAGCGTGGACTTAGGGATCAATACCGATGCAGTCTGTACGATCATGCGGGCAGACGGAACTGTCCTGGGAAGAAGATTCATAGATCATCCCAGTGAAAAAGACCGGATGTACCGCACACTGGGACGGATCCGCAGATCCCAGAGGGAACATGGCTCTGCGCAGACACAGGGAAGATGGGCATATACGAAACGTCTGAACACAGAACTGGGTAAAAAGATTGCAGGTGCGATTGTAAGATATGCGGAAGAAAACCATGCAGATGTGATCGTGTTCGAGTATCTGGAGATGCAGGGGAAGATATCGGGAAAGAAAAAACAGAAACTGCACCTGTGGAGAAAAAGAGATATCCAGAAGTGTTGTGAACATCAGGCACACAGGAAAGGGATGCGGGTATCCAGGATCTGCGCATGGAATACCAGCAGATTGGCTTATGATGGTTCCGGGGCGGTAACACGTGACTGGGAAAATCACAGCCTCTGTACTTTCCAGACAGGAAAACGATATAATTGTGACCTGTCAGCATCCTATAATATAGGGGCGAGATATTTTATAAGGGAACTTTTAAAATCCCTTCCGGCAACGGAAAGGTCTTTACTGGAGGCAAAAGTCCCTCCTGTAAAGCGTAGAACCTCATGTGTTTATGCTGACTTAAGAGAACTTCATCTGCAAATGGAGATCTTAAAAGTAGCATAA